A window of Theropithecus gelada isolate Dixy chromosome 14, Tgel_1.0, whole genome shotgun sequence contains these coding sequences:
- the LOC112605550 gene encoding LOW QUALITY PROTEIN: olfactory receptor 51J1 (The sequence of the model RefSeq protein was modified relative to this genomic sequence to represent the inferred CDS: inserted 1 base in 1 codon; deleted 1 base in 1 codon) — protein MKNSNNSSGFLPTTFILVGIPGLEAEHLWVSIPFCLIYIIIFLGNGIILHVIRTDVALHQPMYLFLAMLALAEVGVSASTLPTVLGIFLFGNTEISFETCLXPDVLHPFFIYYGVSCAAGHVFGPLCSHLQPTALYSYPDTAQGLWHRSYYRTEKHYAHDSIAHSLTASVLLWPQCPLTFLLSAPKSYYLSCGNISVNNIYGIFIVTSTFGLDLLLIVISYGLILHTVLGIATGEGRKKAFNTCGSHICAVLAYYVPMISLSIVHRLRHRVSPLLQAMMASAYLFFPPVVNPIVYSIKTREIRGAIVRMLSEKRPRV, from the exons ATGAAAAATTCTAATAACTCTTCAGGGTTTTTACCTACGACATTCATTTTGGTTGGCATCCCAGGGTTGGAGGCAGAGCATCTCTGGGTATCCATCCCCTTCTGCCTGATATACATCATCATTTTCCTTGGGAATGGAATCATTCTTCATGTCATCAGAACAGATGTTGCCCTACATCAACCCATGTACCTCTTTCTTGCCATGTTGGCACTGGCCGAGGTTGGTGTCTCTGCATCCACCCTGCCTACAGTGTTAGGCATATTCCTTTTTGGAAATACTGAAATTAGTTTTGAAACTTGTC CTCCAGATGTTCTCCATCCATTCTTTATCTATTATGGAGTCAGCTGTGCTGCTGGCCATGTCTTTGGACCGCTTTGTAGCCATCTACAGCCCACTGCGTTATACAGCTATCCTGACACTGCCCAGGGTCTTTGGCACAGGAGCTATTATCGTACTGAAAAGCATTATGCTCATGACTCCATTGCCCATTCTCTTACGGCGTCTGTCCTTCTGTGGCCACAATGCCCTCTCACATTCCTATTGTCTGCACCCaaatcttat tatctatcttgtGGGAACATTTCTGTTAATAATATCTATGGGATTTTCATTGTTACCTCTACTTTTGGGCTGGATTTGTTGCTGATTGTGATCTCCTATGGGCTCATACTCCACACTGTACTGGGTATTGCCACTGGAGAAGGGCGGAAGAAGGCATTCAACACGTGTGGCTCACATATCTGTGCTGTGCTTGCTTACTATGTGCCTATGATTAGCTTGTCTATAGTGCACCGCCTTAGACATCGTGTGTCCCCTCTGCTGCAAGCCATGATGGCCAGTGCCTACCTCTTCTTCCCACCTGTTGTCAATCCTATTGTCTATAGCATTAAGACCAGGGAGATCCGTGGTGCCATTGTCCGAATGCTATCAGAAAAAAGACCCAGAGTGTAG